The following proteins are co-located in the Candidatus Accumulibacter cognatus genome:
- a CDS encoding porin, with the protein MQKKLIALAVASLASGAAFAQTNVTMYGVADVGYMYSTGDAGRVGNVPIPGTNTFSGIQSGLLAGSRLGFRGEETLGNGLKAVFTLEYALNLDNNSGVGNTGGLNARQQYVGLSHAGWGTIALGRQYAPGYLATVNNDPFGGAIFEPQSFLTTQAGNSITPNTLARWDNAITYTSPNWGGFTGKAIYSFGETSAAGGTFNDKLTDVSDNGKWGLGANFATGPFNLDVVYHQRQSVTNGSLISVPGLTGLFTANGKAVEEAYIGGSFDLKFVKLMASWQGQNDKNAANLDNQFWQIGAVIPVLGSSNIHLGYSELYWDQGSQWVRGVKVKRPLNDDSQAAALGWTTALSKRTTLYAGYVWVKNDKRSYAAGPVAGVGARGEDNNTFLAGINHKF; encoded by the coding sequence ATGCAAAAGAAACTCATCGCACTGGCAGTCGCCAGCCTGGCCTCGGGCGCTGCTTTTGCCCAGACCAACGTCACCATGTACGGCGTGGCCGACGTCGGCTACATGTATAGCACCGGCGACGCCGGCAGAGTGGGTAACGTCCCCATTCCCGGCACCAACACCTTCAGCGGCATCCAGTCCGGCCTGCTGGCCGGCTCCCGCCTCGGTTTCCGCGGCGAAGAAACCCTCGGCAATGGCCTGAAGGCAGTCTTCACCCTGGAGTACGCGCTCAACCTCGACAACAACAGCGGCGTCGGCAATACCGGCGGCCTCAATGCCCGTCAGCAGTACGTCGGCCTGTCCCACGCCGGCTGGGGCACCATCGCCCTCGGTCGCCAGTACGCTCCCGGCTACTTGGCCACCGTCAACAATGATCCGTTTGGTGGTGCCATATTCGAACCACAGTCTTTCCTGACCACCCAGGCCGGCAACAGCATCACCCCGAACACCCTCGCTCGCTGGGATAACGCGATCACCTACACCAGCCCGAACTGGGGCGGCTTCACCGGCAAGGCGATCTACTCCTTCGGTGAAACCAGCGCCGCCGGCGGCACCTTCAATGACAAGCTGACCGACGTCTCGGACAACGGCAAGTGGGGTCTCGGCGCCAATTTCGCCACTGGCCCGTTCAACCTCGACGTTGTTTATCATCAGCGTCAAAGCGTGACCAACGGCTCGCTGATCTCGGTCCCCGGACTGACCGGCCTGTTTACAGCCAATGGCAAGGCGGTCGAGGAAGCGTACATTGGTGGTAGCTTCGACCTCAAGTTCGTCAAGCTGATGGCCAGCTGGCAGGGTCAGAACGACAAGAACGCGGCCAACCTGGACAACCAGTTCTGGCAGATCGGCGCGGTCATCCCGGTTCTCGGCTCCAGCAACATTCACCTCGGCTATTCCGAACTGTATTGGGATCAAGGGAGCCAGTGGGTTCGCGGCGTGAAAGTCAAGCGCCCGCTCAACGACGATTCGCAGGCCGCTGCGCTGGGCTGGACGACCGCCTTGTCCAAGCGCACCACGCTGTATGCTGGTTATGTCTGGGTTAAAAACGACAAGCGAAGCTACGCGGCTGGCCCCGTCGCCGGGGTTGGGGCGCGCGGCGAGGACAACAATACTTTCCTGGCCGGTATCAATCACAAATTCTAA
- a CDS encoding polysaccharide biosynthesis/export family protein, with protein MVARPHDVIGVLFRWLLLGVLGWLVVGCSSYPPAPVSAASADYRYIIGPGDSVNIIVWRNPELSMSVPVRPDGMIAGPLIEDMPAMGKTPTALGRDMEKALGTFIRDPVVTIVVTGFVGTQSEQIRVIGEASKPQALPYRQNMTLLDVMIAVGGLTDFADGNGASVVRAGADGSKQQYSVRLTDLIRRGDVSANVDMKPGDVLIIPQSWF; from the coding sequence ATGGTTGCACGCCCACATGATGTGATTGGCGTTTTGTTTCGTTGGCTTTTGCTCGGGGTGCTGGGATGGCTGGTCGTTGGCTGCTCTTCGTATCCGCCAGCACCAGTTTCAGCAGCTTCGGCAGACTATCGTTATATCATTGGGCCTGGCGACAGTGTGAATATCATTGTCTGGCGCAACCCGGAACTTTCGATGTCGGTTCCTGTGCGTCCGGACGGAATGATCGCCGGGCCGCTGATCGAGGACATGCCGGCCATGGGTAAGACGCCCACGGCTCTCGGACGGGATATGGAAAAGGCGCTTGGGACCTTCATCCGGGATCCGGTCGTGACGATTGTGGTCACCGGTTTCGTAGGAACCCAGAGCGAGCAGATTCGGGTGATCGGAGAGGCTTCCAAGCCGCAGGCGCTGCCGTATCGTCAGAATATGACCCTGCTCGACGTGATGATCGCGGTTGGTGGCCTGACTGATTTCGCCGATGGGAATGGTGCGTCAGTGGTGCGTGCTGGTGCCGACGGCAGCAAGCAGCAATACAGTGTTCGCCTGACCGACCTGATCCGGCGCGGAGACGTCTCGGCCAATGTGGACATGAAACCCGGCGATGTGCTGATCATTCCGCAGAGTTGGTTTTGA
- a CDS encoding chain length-determining protein translates to MDELLRQATAILRGMWQRRWLGIIVAWVVGAASVAAVLAIPDKYEASARIFVDTQSILRPLMAGLVTQPNVDQQVMMLSRTLITRPNVEKLIRMADLDLKIDSKSERDALAETLMSSLKINNTSRDNIYTLSYRDVQPEQAKRVVQSLVSIFVESNLGDSRKDSESARKFLDKEIAGYEKKLEEAEARLKEFKLRNLANETSEGKDHFSRMSTAGALLEQSRLELREAEQSRDALKRQLLGEEPVLLPEATQEPIAGVSIPEIDSRIDALQRNMDAMLQRFTEKHPDVVSTRRLIKELEVQKQEEIVARRKSALANPTASVNSSPVYQQLKVSLSETEARIAALLTRVAEYQARYDRLKSAIALVPQLEAEFTQLNRDYEINKKNYEQLVQRRESASLGSEMDNAAGVDFRLIDPPRASPKPVAPNRTLFLPLTMLLALIAGVAVTFAASQLRPVFFDARALREACGLPLLGTVSLLADEARKGRERKDLLRFAAACISFVGVYGAGLLVFFVLSARTA, encoded by the coding sequence ATGGATGAACTGCTTCGACAAGCGACAGCAATCCTGCGTGGAATGTGGCAGCGTCGCTGGCTGGGAATCATCGTCGCCTGGGTCGTCGGGGCGGCCAGTGTTGCGGCGGTTCTGGCCATTCCGGACAAATACGAGGCATCGGCGCGTATTTTTGTCGATACCCAATCGATTCTTCGGCCGCTGATGGCCGGTTTGGTGACCCAGCCCAACGTTGATCAGCAGGTCATGATGCTGAGTCGGACCTTGATTACCCGACCCAATGTCGAAAAGCTGATCCGGATGGCGGATCTTGACCTCAAGATCGACTCGAAATCCGAGCGGGATGCGTTGGCAGAGACCCTGATGTCGTCCTTGAAAATCAACAACACGTCACGTGACAACATCTATACACTCAGTTACCGGGACGTTCAGCCGGAGCAGGCAAAGCGTGTGGTGCAGTCACTGGTCTCGATCTTTGTCGAGTCCAATCTCGGCGACTCGCGCAAGGATAGCGAGTCTGCCCGCAAGTTTCTCGACAAGGAAATCGCCGGGTACGAGAAGAAGCTTGAGGAGGCCGAGGCGCGGTTGAAGGAATTCAAATTGCGCAACCTCGCGAATGAAACCTCCGAGGGCAAGGATCATTTCAGTCGTATGAGCACGGCTGGCGCACTCCTTGAACAGAGCCGCCTCGAACTGCGCGAGGCCGAACAATCCCGCGATGCACTTAAACGCCAGCTCCTCGGTGAGGAACCGGTATTGCTGCCGGAAGCCACGCAGGAACCAATTGCTGGTGTGTCAATTCCAGAAATCGACAGCCGTATAGACGCCCTCCAGCGCAATATGGACGCGATGTTGCAGCGCTTCACCGAGAAGCATCCGGACGTGGTCAGTACGCGCCGCCTGATCAAGGAACTGGAAGTGCAGAAGCAGGAGGAGATCGTTGCTCGCCGCAAGTCGGCACTGGCCAATCCGACCGCTTCGGTGAATTCCAGCCCCGTGTATCAGCAACTGAAAGTTTCACTGTCCGAAACCGAGGCGAGAATCGCCGCTCTGCTGACGCGCGTTGCCGAGTATCAGGCGCGCTATGATCGTTTGAAATCTGCGATCGCTCTCGTACCCCAGCTCGAAGCCGAGTTTACACAGCTCAACCGCGACTATGAGATCAACAAGAAGAATTACGAACAACTGGTGCAAAGGCGTGAATCGGCCAGCCTGGGAAGTGAGATGGATAATGCCGCGGGAGTTGATTTCCGCCTGATCGATCCGCCGCGGGCGTCGCCCAAACCGGTTGCGCCCAATCGCACCCTGTTTCTCCCGCTGACCATGCTGCTTGCGCTGATTGCCGGAGTGGCGGTCACTTTTGCCGCCAGTCAGCTACGACCGGTGTTTTTTGATGCGCGCGCTCTCAGGGAAGCATGCGGCCTGCCGCTTCTGGGAACGGTCTCCCTGCTTGCCGACGAAGCGAGAAAAGGCCGCGAAAGGAAAGATTTGCTTCGCTTTGCCGCGGCTTGTATCTCGTTCGTGGGTGTCTATGGAGCGGGGCTTCTTGTGTTCTTCGTTCTTTCCGCCCGTACTGCCTGA
- a CDS encoding tyrosine-protein kinase family protein, protein MSLIEQAAKRLEQLRKAGVEIPGSIAEHERLPADLRAAVPAQPQTVQVQPPDVLSATTASASAAHTPQSRRIELDLNTLATTGLISPDAPRSQLADQYRVIKRPLIANAMGKSATPIKRGNLIMVTSAISGEGKTFTAINLAMSIAMELDNTVMLVDADVPKPSVLKMLGLPPAPGLLDVLTDESVALSHVLMRTNVDKLSLLPSGTQHQRATELLASEAMIKLLDEMANRYPDRIIIFDSPPLLMTTESRVLASHMGQVIVVVRAERTARSDVKHALAAIESCPVKLMLLNQARATTQDGYGYGYGYGYGYGYGSDGS, encoded by the coding sequence ATGAGCCTCATTGAACAAGCGGCGAAGCGACTGGAGCAACTGCGCAAGGCGGGGGTCGAGATACCTGGTTCAATCGCTGAGCATGAGCGGTTGCCAGCCGACTTGCGCGCCGCAGTGCCTGCCCAGCCACAGACGGTCCAGGTGCAACCACCGGACGTTCTGTCTGCGACCACCGCGTCTGCATCTGCTGCGCATACCCCGCAGTCCCGCCGGATCGAGCTTGATCTGAATACGCTTGCGACCACCGGTCTGATCAGCCCGGATGCGCCGCGATCCCAGCTTGCCGATCAATACCGGGTCATCAAACGGCCCCTGATTGCCAATGCCATGGGCAAGAGTGCTACACCGATCAAGCGGGGTAATCTGATCATGGTGACCAGCGCAATTTCTGGCGAAGGCAAGACCTTTACCGCGATCAACCTAGCGATGAGCATCGCCATGGAACTGGACAACACGGTCATGTTGGTCGATGCGGATGTGCCGAAGCCCTCCGTCCTCAAGATGCTCGGTTTGCCCCCAGCGCCAGGCCTGCTCGACGTACTGACCGATGAATCGGTTGCCTTGTCGCATGTCTTGATGAGAACCAACGTCGACAAACTGAGCCTCCTGCCAAGTGGCACACAGCATCAGCGTGCGACCGAACTCCTGGCCAGCGAAGCCATGATCAAGCTGCTTGATGAAATGGCCAATCGTTATCCGGACCGGATCATCATTTTTGATTCTCCCCCACTGCTGATGACCACGGAATCAAGGGTGCTAGCCAGTCATATGGGTCAGGTGATCGTTGTGGTGAGGGCCGAACGTACGGCCCGCAGTGACGTCAAGCATGCTTTGGCAGCCATCGAGTCCTGTCCGGTCAAGCTGATGCTGCTCAATCAGGCACGCGCCACCACCCAGGATGGCTATGGCTATGGCTATGGCTATGGCTATGGCTATGGCTATGGTTCAGATGGTTCTTGA
- a CDS encoding TIGR03016 family PEP-CTERM system-associated outer membrane protein: MVQMVLERAGRRACAERKGACSAPRFRERSSGRSRQASVSLLGFSLLCIGVPAHAENWRITPTLAVTETLTDNVFLTASDKKHSLVTAITPGIAIDGKGARASLRLSYTLTGQFYSPNYSDTDRLPGQKSASNSHQNALTAVGMLEAIEDWLFIEATGTISQQYLSAFGTVSPSNGNANVNNNQTETSSYSISPHIKGKLFSAAEYLLSYRATVTSSQSGLVSDTTASEWLGKLNGSTRWSALGWALDASRLTSNYQRRDYEDTKYQLSLLYRINPQIQVSMFGGQESQNYVSLNQETHTTHGFGFVWTPGPRTELSATNNKRFFGNGYDVKFHHRMSRSMITYTASRNISAHPPGVGNTGQGSNYDAYYAIIAANNPGASPESIRAQVSQVLQGRGIPADGTVVNGYLTNRPSLQESQQLSLALLGVRNSVTLNATESKQQPLGLVNGLTDDFSLANQITQRGFGIIWGHQLSGLSSLSLSLNQQRSISARSGQSDTRTQGAYLLLTTRISPKTQANIGARRVVSDGGAISSGGLGAGYTENALTGTLSHSF; the protein is encoded by the coding sequence ATGGTTCAGATGGTTCTTGAACGGGCGGGGCGCAGAGCATGCGCCGAACGCAAGGGCGCATGTTCAGCGCCACGCTTTCGCGAACGAAGCTCTGGCCGGAGCCGTCAGGCCTCGGTATCCTTGCTTGGCTTCTCATTGCTGTGCATCGGCGTTCCAGCGCATGCCGAGAATTGGCGGATCACGCCGACCCTGGCTGTTACAGAAACCTTGACCGACAATGTCTTTTTGACTGCCAGCGACAAGAAGCACAGTCTGGTGACCGCCATCACGCCGGGTATTGCAATCGATGGCAAGGGTGCTCGTGCCAGCCTGCGCCTGAGCTATACGCTGACCGGGCAATTCTACTCGCCGAACTATTCGGACACCGATCGACTGCCTGGGCAGAAGTCAGCGTCCAATAGCCACCAGAATGCGCTTACCGCGGTAGGAATGCTTGAGGCGATTGAAGACTGGTTATTCATCGAAGCCACCGGGACCATCTCACAGCAATACCTTTCGGCCTTTGGAACCGTTTCGCCAAGCAATGGCAATGCCAACGTCAACAACAACCAGACTGAAACATCAAGTTACTCCATCTCGCCGCACATCAAAGGTAAATTGTTTTCTGCGGCCGAGTATCTCCTGAGCTATCGGGCGACGGTCACCAGTTCGCAGTCAGGTCTGGTGTCCGACACCACTGCAAGCGAGTGGCTGGGCAAGCTCAACGGTAGTACTCGCTGGTCCGCGCTTGGCTGGGCGCTTGACGCCAGTCGCTTGACCAGCAACTATCAGCGACGGGACTATGAGGATACCAAGTATCAGCTCAGCCTGTTGTATCGCATCAATCCGCAAATCCAGGTTTCGATGTTTGGCGGGCAGGAGTCACAGAATTACGTCAGTCTGAACCAGGAGACACATACTACCCACGGTTTCGGCTTTGTTTGGACGCCCGGTCCGCGTACCGAACTCTCTGCGACCAACAACAAGCGCTTCTTCGGGAATGGCTACGACGTCAAATTCCATCATCGTATGTCCCGTTCTATGATCACCTATACGGCCAGCAGGAATATTTCGGCGCATCCGCCTGGGGTAGGGAACACCGGGCAGGGCAGCAACTACGATGCCTATTATGCGATCATCGCCGCCAATAACCCAGGTGCTTCGCCGGAATCAATCCGGGCACAGGTCTCGCAAGTTCTGCAGGGCAGAGGAATCCCGGCCGACGGCACGGTGGTCAATGGGTACCTGACGAACCGTCCTTCCCTGCAGGAGTCGCAACAACTCTCATTAGCCTTGCTCGGCGTACGCAATAGTGTCACCTTGAATGCAACCGAGAGCAAGCAACAGCCGCTGGGGCTGGTCAACGGCTTGACCGACGACTTTTCCTTGGCAAATCAGATCACGCAACGTGGATTTGGCATCATCTGGGGTCATCAGTTGTCTGGTCTATCATCACTCTCGCTCTCGCTCAACCAGCAGCGCAGTATCAGCGCCAGAAGTGGCCAGTCTGATACCAGAACGCAAGGGGCGTATCTGCTTCTTACCACCAGAATCTCGCCGAAGACGCAAGCGAATATCGGCGCACGAAGGGTGGTTTCCGATGGCGGGGCAATTTCCAGCGGAGGGCTCGGAGCCGGCTATACGGAAAACGCGCTGACCGGCACACTTTCCCACAGCTTCTGA
- a CDS encoding AAA family ATPase → MYESFYGLTSKPFQLNPDPAFYFASKQHRRAMAYLEYGLNQNEGFIVVTGEVGAGKTTIVRGLLNDLDIEKVLAAQLVSTQLDADDILRMVAGAFGVATRNMGKSDMLLALEAFLVDVTRQGKRCLLIVDEAQNLTPRAVEELRMLSNFQFGTQALLQSFLIGQPEFRKIMQSPQMQQLRQRVIAACHIGPMDQDETQAYIEHRLRCAGSKGSPRFDAGAFEALFEASGGVPRRINAHCDRLLLSGFLNGKSEFTRADVEEVAKEIKEETQSASQLPANPPIEAGDHASVSLQPTDSSIPDIDLSRLTLDASTADQAARVISDLKSGQVEQRLIRIERSMFRLERNNAALLSLLQQLIDAIRAKP, encoded by the coding sequence ATGTACGAGTCCTTCTATGGCTTGACGAGCAAGCCTTTTCAACTGAATCCCGACCCTGCCTTCTATTTTGCGAGCAAACAGCATCGCCGTGCGATGGCCTATCTCGAATATGGCTTGAATCAGAACGAAGGCTTCATTGTCGTTACTGGCGAAGTTGGGGCGGGCAAAACGACGATCGTACGCGGCTTGCTCAACGACCTGGATATCGAGAAGGTGCTGGCCGCTCAACTGGTCAGTACGCAACTCGACGCCGACGACATTTTGCGGATGGTGGCTGGTGCTTTCGGCGTCGCGACCCGGAATATGGGCAAGTCGGACATGTTGCTTGCCCTGGAGGCCTTTCTGGTCGATGTCACTCGCCAAGGCAAGCGGTGCCTGTTGATTGTCGATGAGGCGCAGAACCTGACCCCGCGGGCGGTTGAAGAGCTGCGTATGCTTTCCAATTTCCAGTTTGGAACACAGGCCCTGCTGCAGAGTTTCCTGATCGGCCAGCCTGAGTTCCGGAAGATCATGCAAAGCCCGCAGATGCAGCAATTGCGTCAGCGCGTGATCGCCGCCTGTCACATTGGTCCGATGGATCAGGATGAAACCCAGGCCTATATCGAGCACCGGCTCAGGTGCGCTGGATCGAAAGGTTCGCCACGCTTTGATGCCGGGGCCTTCGAGGCACTGTTCGAGGCCAGCGGAGGGGTGCCCCGACGCATCAATGCGCATTGCGATCGTCTTCTGTTGTCCGGTTTTCTCAATGGCAAGAGCGAATTCACGCGTGCCGACGTCGAGGAAGTCGCTAAAGAAATCAAGGAGGAAACCCAATCGGCTTCCCAGTTGCCAGCAAACCCGCCGATTGAAGCCGGCGACCATGCGTCGGTCAGCCTTCAGCCGACGGACAGCAGCATTCCCGACATCGACCTGTCGCGTCTGACCCTGGACGCGAGCACTGCCGATCAGGCAGCACGTGTCATTTCGGATCTGAAAAGTGGACAGGTCGAGCAGCGCTTGATACGCATCGAGCGCAGCATGTTCCGTCTTGAACGCAACAATGCCGCACTTCTTTCCCTGCTCCAGCAACTGATTGATGCCATTCGCGCAAAACCTTGA
- the wecB gene encoding UDP-N-acetylglucosamine 2-epimerase (non-hydrolyzing) — MATNEAWPAQLGPVICVVGARPNFMKMAPILRAFATHRPSLPTLLVHTGQHYDRDMNDRLFDDLRLPHPDINLEVGSGTHALQTAEVMRRFEPVLDAQQPSCVLVVGDVNSTLACTLVCAKKAVPVVHVEAGLRSYDRAMPEEINRVLTDQIADRLYTTERSAHANLAREGVAEERVCFVGNVMIDSLLSNRESAHSAAKTLQMAGFDPAVVDDPRGYGVVTLHRPSNVDREENLAPLLAVLREVSDQVPLIFALHPRTRANIDRFSLGELLASERIVLLPPQGYLEMLGLLAGAKLVLSDSGGLQEETTALGVPCLTIRENTERPITVEQGTNTLVGCDPCAIRIGVNEILAGAGKTGRVPEFWDGRAAERIAADLFQWLIAHHAQRSR, encoded by the coding sequence TTGGCTACTAATGAGGCATGGCCTGCGCAGCTGGGTCCGGTGATCTGCGTCGTCGGCGCGCGTCCGAACTTCATGAAAATGGCGCCGATTCTGCGTGCCTTTGCTACCCACCGTCCGTCGCTTCCGACGCTGCTCGTCCATACCGGCCAGCATTACGACAGGGATATGAACGACCGTCTGTTCGACGACCTGCGTCTACCCCATCCCGACATCAATCTCGAAGTGGGGTCAGGAACCCACGCCCTGCAGACGGCGGAAGTGATGCGACGTTTCGAACCCGTGCTCGATGCGCAGCAGCCATCCTGCGTGCTGGTGGTCGGTGATGTGAATTCGACCCTTGCCTGTACCCTGGTCTGTGCCAAGAAGGCAGTGCCGGTGGTGCATGTCGAGGCCGGGCTGCGCAGCTACGATCGGGCGATGCCGGAGGAAATCAACCGCGTTCTGACCGATCAGATCGCCGATCGCCTATACACTACCGAGCGCAGTGCGCATGCAAATCTGGCGCGCGAGGGGGTTGCCGAGGAACGGGTGTGTTTCGTGGGCAATGTGATGATCGACTCGCTGCTGTCGAATCGCGAGTCCGCCCACTCCGCAGCGAAGACCCTGCAGATGGCCGGCTTCGATCCGGCGGTTGTCGACGATCCGCGCGGTTATGGTGTAGTCACCCTGCATCGCCCGTCAAACGTCGATCGTGAGGAAAACCTGGCGCCCTTGCTGGCCGTGTTACGCGAAGTTTCTGATCAGGTGCCGTTGATCTTTGCCCTGCATCCACGGACGCGCGCCAACATCGATCGTTTCTCTCTGGGCGAACTGCTCGCCAGTGAACGTATCGTCCTCCTGCCGCCACAGGGTTACCTGGAGATGCTCGGCTTGCTGGCGGGTGCGAAACTTGTTCTCTCCGATTCCGGTGGCCTGCAGGAGGAAACCACGGCCCTTGGGGTGCCCTGCCTGACGATTCGGGAAAATACCGAACGCCCGATTACTGTCGAGCAGGGAACCAATACCCTCGTCGGCTGTGATCCTTGCGCAATTCGCATCGGGGTCAACGAAATTCTTGCCGGTGCCGGCAAGACTGGTCGTGTTCCGGAGTTCTGGGACGGTCGCGCGGCAGAGCGAATCGCCGCTGATCTATTTCAATGGCTGATTGCTCATCATGCGCAGCGCAGCCGCTAG
- a CDS encoding DUF3473 domain-containing protein — translation MPIQPMTNVLTIDVEDYFQVSALAPYIPRNQWAQRECRVERNVDRILLMLDANQTKATFFTLGWIAKRYPHLVRRIVDNGHELASHGYGHQRVSDLTEATFSADIELAKKLLEDISGQEVRGYRAPSFSIGEGNLWAFDCLERAGYRYSSSIYPIRHDHYGMPDAPRFAHRVRAGLLELPVTTARFFDRNWPASGGGYFRLLPYALSRWLLQKVNQRDRQPAIFYFHPWEIDAGQPRIAGISAKTRFRHYVNLQYTEGRLQRLIADFKWGRMDQVFLDGPLAESVVKQ, via the coding sequence ATGCCCATTCAGCCGATGACCAATGTATTGACCATCGATGTCGAGGACTATTTCCAGGTCTCGGCGCTCGCTCCATATATTCCGCGGAATCAGTGGGCACAACGTGAATGCAGGGTCGAGCGGAATGTCGACAGGATTCTGCTGATGCTCGACGCGAATCAGACCAAGGCGACTTTTTTCACACTGGGATGGATCGCCAAACGCTATCCTCATCTCGTTCGGCGCATCGTCGACAATGGCCATGAGTTGGCCAGCCACGGCTACGGTCACCAGCGTGTCAGTGATCTGACCGAAGCCACTTTTTCTGCGGACATCGAACTGGCCAAGAAACTGTTGGAGGATATCTCGGGTCAGGAAGTCAGGGGTTACCGGGCACCGAGTTTTTCGATTGGCGAAGGAAACCTCTGGGCTTTCGACTGTCTCGAACGTGCGGGCTACCGCTACAGTTCGAGCATTTACCCGATTCGCCATGATCACTACGGAATGCCGGATGCACCGCGCTTTGCCCACCGGGTGCGCGCCGGTCTGCTGGAACTGCCGGTGACCACCGCGCGCTTCTTTGACCGCAACTGGCCAGCCAGTGGTGGCGGCTACTTCCGGCTACTGCCGTATGCGCTGTCGCGCTGGCTGCTACAGAAGGTCAACCAGCGTGATCGTCAGCCGGCCATCTTCTATTTTCATCCCTGGGAAATCGATGCCGGGCAGCCGCGCATTGCCGGCATCAGTGCCAAGACACGCTTTCGCCACTACGTCAATCTGCAGTACACCGAAGGGAGACTGCAGCGATTGATCGCAGATTTCAAATGGGGGCGGATGGATCAGGTGTTTCTTGATGGTCCGCTGGCAGAGTCGGTGGTGAAGCAATGA
- a CDS encoding FemAB family PEP-CTERM system-associated protein, which translates to MNPAIEKVPGSANLAGALGVQRLNPDDPAALARWDAFVETCPEATFFHKSGWQTILREVFGHRTHFLFAERAGVIEGVLPLAQVKSLLFGNSLVSLPFAVYGGVAAASPAAAEVLECEAQALARHLGVAHLELRNIQPRHSDWPRQDLYVRFRKAIAPEVDANMLAIPRKQRAMVRKGIKNGLCSEIDANPGRFFALYADNVHRHGTPAMPRRYFDALQQVFAADCEVLTVVDGMGRSLSSVLSFYFRDEVLPYYAGDALAARELAANDFKYWELMRRSCERGLKVFDYGRSKQGTGSYAFKKNWGFEPQPLAYEYCLYGRDAIPQNNPSNAKYRLLIDAWRRLPIGFANWLGPFIVRHLG; encoded by the coding sequence ATGAACCCCGCCATCGAGAAAGTGCCCGGTTCTGCCAACCTGGCAGGAGCACTCGGTGTCCAGCGCCTGAACCCCGACGACCCGGCTGCGCTTGCACGCTGGGACGCCTTCGTTGAAACGTGTCCGGAGGCCACCTTTTTCCACAAGTCTGGCTGGCAGACAATCCTGCGCGAGGTCTTCGGTCATCGCACACACTTTCTTTTCGCCGAGCGTGCCGGTGTGATCGAGGGGGTGCTGCCGTTGGCACAGGTGAAAAGCCTGCTCTTCGGGAATTCGCTGGTCTCCCTGCCCTTCGCGGTTTATGGCGGAGTGGCGGCCGCCAGTCCGGCAGCCGCCGAGGTACTGGAATGTGAAGCGCAGGCGCTTGCCAGGCATCTTGGGGTCGCGCACCTGGAACTGCGGAACATTCAGCCTCGCCATTCGGATTGGCCACGCCAGGATCTTTACGTCCGCTTTCGCAAGGCCATCGCACCCGAGGTCGACGCCAATATGCTGGCCATCCCGCGCAAACAGCGCGCGATGGTGCGCAAAGGAATCAAGAATGGTTTGTGCAGCGAGATTGATGCCAATCCTGGGCGTTTTTTCGCGCTGTACGCCGACAATGTCCACCGTCATGGCACACCGGCAATGCCCCGTCGCTATTTTGACGCCCTGCAGCAGGTGTTCGCTGCCGACTGTGAGGTACTGACCGTCGTGGATGGGATGGGGCGTTCGTTGAGCAGTGTGCTGAGCTTTTATTTTCGCGACGAGGTGCTGCCTTATTACGCGGGTGACGCCTTGGCGGCACGCGAGCTCGCGGCCAACGATTTCAAGTACTGGGAACTGATGCGCCGTTCCTGCGAGAGAGGGTTGAAGGTTTTCGACTATGGTCGCAGCAAGCAGGGCACTGGTTCTTATGCTTTCAAGAAAAACTGGGGTTTCGAGCCGCAGCCGCTGGCTTACGAGTATTGCCTGTATGGTCGCGATGCCATCCCGCAGAATAACCCGTCGAATGCCAAATACCGGCTCCTGATCGACGCCTGGCGGCGCTTGCCGATCGGTTTTGCCAATTGGCTGGGGCCGTTCATTGTGCGTCACCTGGGTTGA